A single window of Vibrio campbellii CAIM 519 = NBRC 15631 = ATCC 25920 DNA harbors:
- a CDS encoding M4 family metallopeptidase translates to MRIKKRLIAVAVAGVMTMSVHAGESVTLTKPVNFTNFSGLNSQLGVNNASSFKQVKSIHLKKRGVYKVKIQQNVWGVPVWGHSLNATQSFKGGALKTVQGSYLRVNDLDRSFVKPKLNRADALKVASKNLQDKGFAVKFLRNVEDELFIYQDGKKTRLVYVVSYLLANSIQPSRPFTMLDAHSGEVIDRWEGIAHAQIGTGPGGNEKTGMYEYGTDYHFLDVQEDGTNCVMESENVVTVNLNGGTEGSTPYSYECPRNEFQEINGAYSPLNDAHYFGNIVFDMYKNWFDTAPLTFKLMMRVHYGNGYENAFWDGQAMTFGDGESYFYPLVSLDVSAHEVSHGFTEQNSGLVYANQSGGMNEAFSDIAGEAAEYYMKGENDWMVGKDIFKEDGALRYMDEPSRDGSSINHAQDYYDGLNVHYSSGVFNKAFYHLATTDGWDTKKAFELFVLANQIYWSQDSNFWEGACGVKSAATDLGYDASAVVNAFGIVGVEPCAEPPLPPEPEYQRLENGTAVTISGGTGSKTYFDIEVPEGKSQLTINLAVPNGDPDIYVGLDYAPSPTENICSSLSVSDEVCVIENPEQGRYTINVFGYAGYDDAELSATYDDSSANMPPVASFDQSVSGKTVQLRSTSSDSDGNIVSYQWSLGDGNSQTGETVSHTYAAAGDYSVTLTVTDDAGSATSTTQTVTIEEGQTDAFPLKLNFGNKFPNGKARVKLSWKYSTDDYFIVKRDGKNVGATDFQSYVDQFEHNGTIDVEYQVCTSGNVCSETKRYRFLKPNK, encoded by the coding sequence ATGAGAATAAAAAAACGTCTGATAGCAGTCGCTGTTGCAGGTGTAATGACTATGTCAGTACATGCAGGTGAATCAGTCACACTTACCAAGCCAGTTAACTTCACCAACTTCTCTGGCCTTAACTCACAACTGGGTGTTAACAATGCTTCTAGCTTTAAACAGGTGAAAAGTATCCACCTTAAAAAACGTGGCGTTTATAAAGTTAAGATTCAGCAGAACGTTTGGGGTGTTCCTGTTTGGGGGCATTCTCTGAATGCGACGCAAAGCTTTAAGGGTGGTGCATTAAAAACGGTACAAGGAAGCTACCTTCGTGTGAATGACTTGGATCGTAGCTTTGTTAAGCCGAAGTTGAACCGTGCAGATGCATTAAAAGTCGCGTCTAAAAACCTTCAGGATAAAGGCTTCGCAGTTAAGTTCCTGCGAAACGTTGAAGATGAGTTATTCATCTATCAAGACGGCAAGAAGACCCGTTTGGTCTACGTCGTTTCTTATCTGTTAGCGAACAGCATTCAACCATCTCGTCCGTTTACTATGTTAGATGCTCACAGTGGCGAAGTCATCGATCGTTGGGAAGGGATTGCACACGCGCAAATCGGTACAGGCCCTGGTGGTAATGAAAAAACGGGTATGTACGAGTACGGTACAGACTACCACTTCTTGGACGTACAAGAGGATGGCACTAACTGTGTGATGGAGTCGGAGAACGTTGTCACGGTTAACCTAAATGGTGGTACTGAAGGTTCTACTCCATACAGTTACGAATGTCCGCGCAATGAGTTCCAAGAAATCAACGGTGCTTACTCGCCACTGAACGACGCCCACTATTTTGGCAACATCGTATTCGACATGTATAAAAACTGGTTCGATACGGCACCGCTTACCTTTAAGCTGATGATGCGCGTTCACTACGGCAATGGATACGAAAACGCGTTCTGGGATGGTCAGGCAATGACATTCGGTGATGGTGAGAGTTACTTTTACCCACTGGTTAGCCTTGATGTGTCAGCACACGAAGTCAGCCATGGCTTTACCGAGCAAAACTCAGGCCTGGTTTACGCTAATCAGTCTGGTGGCATGAACGAGGCCTTCTCGGATATCGCAGGTGAAGCGGCAGAATACTACATGAAGGGCGAAAATGACTGGATGGTCGGTAAAGACATCTTTAAAGAAGATGGCGCCCTGCGTTACATGGATGAACCTTCGCGTGATGGTTCTTCTATCAACCATGCTCAAGATTACTACGATGGATTGAATGTGCACTACAGCTCGGGCGTCTTCAACAAAGCTTTCTACCACCTTGCGACAACGGATGGCTGGGATACCAAGAAAGCGTTTGAACTGTTCGTACTTGCTAACCAGATCTACTGGTCACAAGACAGTAATTTCTGGGAAGGAGCATGTGGTGTTAAAAGTGCCGCAACTGACCTAGGTTACGACGCATCTGCGGTTGTTAATGCCTTTGGCATTGTGGGTGTAGAGCCTTGTGCGGAGCCACCATTGCCGCCAGAGCCAGAATACCAACGTCTAGAAAATGGCACTGCGGTTACAATTAGTGGTGGTACAGGCTCGAAAACTTACTTTGATATTGAAGTGCCAGAAGGAAAATCACAGCTTACGATTAACCTTGCTGTGCCAAATGGTGACCCAGATATTTATGTTGGCTTGGATTACGCACCTTCTCCAACCGAAAACATTTGCTCTAGCCTGTCGGTTTCTGACGAAGTTTGTGTGATCGAAAACCCAGAGCAGGGACGCTATACCATTAACGTTTTCGGTTACGCTGGGTATGATGATGCTGAGCTATCGGCGACTTACGATGATAGCAGCGCGAACATGCCACCAGTAGCCTCGTTTGACCAATCAGTATCGGGTAAAACGGTTCAACTTCGAAGCACAAGTAGTGATAGTGACGGCAACATTGTCTCTTACCAATGGAGCCTAGGTGATGGTAATTCGCAAACTGGTGAAACGGTATCACACACTTACGCTGCGGCAGGTGACTACTCAGTAACGTTAACAGTAACGGATGATGCAGGTAGTGCAACTTCGACGACACAAACAGTGACGATCGAAGAAGGCCAAACGGATGCGTTCCCGCTGAAACTGAACTTTGGTAACAAGTTCCCGAATGGTAAAGCTCGTGTCAAACTTTCTTGGAAATACAGCACTGACGATTACTTCATCGTGAAGCGTGATGGTAAAAACGTAGGTGCAACGGACTTCCAGTCTTACGTTGACCAGTTTGAGCACAACGGTACGATCGACGTGGAATACCAAGTGTGTACCTCTGGAAATGTGTGTTCTGAAACGAAGCGTTACCGATTCCTAAAACCAAATAAATAA
- a CDS encoding M28 family metallopeptidase: MKKSLLAMALLSGTVAASEPTLQEEVWITTDADAQHLAIQHGAVVYSDFFGARPAIVAKIPRDKLATLSSHMHHDKHRCGGYMVHPDKASAMKAAAMPTTIKTFNKPTISHHETVETLINQVEPTNLVKTIEDMTSFTNRFYTTPTGIEASNWLLERWTKEIEGVNYASAVQIPHAEFPQKSVEVTLLGAKYPEEIIVVGGHLDSTAGAWTEEHTISPGADDDASGIATVTEALRLMIASGVQPDRTIKFYGYAAEEVGLRGSQGVVSMLSSRGANVLSALQLDMTNYNGSAHDITFITDYTDSNLTAFLAELIDEYAPEITYGFDRCGYACSDHASWHNAGYPAAMPFESMFEDYNPNIHTQFDTLENADPTATHASNFAKLAVAYLVESSMDSVSGVTPLKDGEPVDNLQAGYGEEQFFTFETQEAGQVTITMSGPRSGDADLFVKYNDSISVTSFDCRPFQNGSNEQCVLNKPAGIFNIMIRGYRNFDQTSVVASFEKTAK; this comes from the coding sequence ATGAAAAAGAGCTTATTAGCGATGGCATTACTGAGCGGCACTGTTGCTGCGAGTGAACCCACGTTGCAAGAAGAGGTGTGGATCACAACAGATGCGGATGCTCAGCACTTAGCTATTCAACACGGCGCAGTGGTGTATTCTGACTTTTTTGGTGCGCGCCCAGCGATCGTTGCTAAGATTCCTCGAGATAAGTTAGCGACGTTATCCAGTCACATGCATCATGACAAACATCGCTGTGGTGGCTATATGGTGCACCCAGATAAAGCCAGTGCAATGAAAGCGGCAGCGATGCCGACGACAATAAAAACATTTAATAAGCCCACGATAAGTCATCATGAAACGGTCGAAACGCTCATCAATCAGGTAGAGCCAACCAACTTGGTGAAAACGATTGAAGACATGACATCTTTTACTAACCGTTTTTATACGACACCGACGGGTATTGAAGCCTCGAACTGGTTGTTAGAGCGCTGGACAAAAGAAATCGAGGGTGTGAATTATGCATCTGCGGTGCAAATTCCTCATGCCGAGTTCCCTCAAAAATCAGTTGAAGTCACCTTGTTAGGAGCGAAGTACCCAGAAGAAATTATTGTCGTGGGTGGCCATTTGGACTCTACGGCAGGAGCGTGGACTGAAGAGCACACCATCTCTCCGGGTGCGGACGATGATGCATCGGGTATTGCTACCGTAACGGAGGCGCTTCGACTGATGATCGCCAGTGGAGTCCAGCCTGATCGTACGATTAAGTTTTATGGCTATGCGGCGGAAGAGGTCGGCTTAAGAGGATCTCAAGGCGTGGTATCTATGTTGAGTAGCCGAGGAGCCAACGTTCTTTCAGCCTTGCAGCTGGATATGACTAACTACAATGGCTCTGCTCATGACATTACGTTCATTACAGACTATACGGACAGCAACTTAACGGCCTTTCTGGCGGAGTTGATTGACGAGTATGCGCCTGAAATCACCTACGGATTTGACCGTTGTGGCTACGCATGTTCTGACCACGCATCTTGGCACAATGCTGGCTACCCAGCCGCAATGCCTTTCGAGAGTATGTTTGAAGATTACAACCCGAACATTCATACCCAATTTGATACTTTAGAAAACGCGGATCCAACGGCAACTCATGCTAGCAATTTCGCTAAACTCGCAGTGGCTTATTTGGTGGAGTCGAGCATGGATAGCGTATCGGGTGTGACGCCATTAAAAGATGGTGAACCCGTTGACAATTTGCAGGCAGGGTATGGCGAAGAGCAATTCTTTACCTTTGAAACACAAGAAGCAGGGCAGGTGACGATCACCATGTCAGGCCCGAGAAGTGGTGATGCTGACTTGTTCGTTAAGTATAACGATTCTATATCCGTAACGAGTTTCGACTGTCGCCCATTCCAAAATGGTAGTAATGAGCAGTGTGTTCTCAACAAACCAGCGGGTATATTCAACATCATGATTCGCGGTTACCGTAATTTTGACCAAACGAGTGTTGTTGCGAGTTTTGAAAAGACTGCAAAGTGA